A part of Chroicocephalus ridibundus chromosome 5, bChrRid1.1, whole genome shotgun sequence genomic DNA contains:
- the TIFA gene encoding TRAF-interacting protein with FHA domain-containing protein A, which yields MTSFEEAGTEETVTCLHMTFYHPCQEDKMMFRCLNFRKREQVRVDEMPKFGRDSNVCRYNLMDTRVSRVQFAVQFYRKLDSSEFCFEIKNMSKKTKLLVDQTELGYLNKIDLPWKCIICFGDYQILAEIEEGESVDYFETYLHLSEVPILQERCLPSLLPIPENGISPSLFPSQGKSPMEIDENESC from the coding sequence ATGACCTCTTTTGAAGAAGCTGGAACTGAAGAAACAGTAACATGTCTCCACATGACCTTTTACCATCCGTGCCAAGAAGACAAGATGATGTTTCGTTGCTTGAATTTCCGTAAGCGAGAACAGGTCAGGGTAGATGAAATGCCCAAGTTCGGCCGCGATTCTAATGTCTGCCGTTATAACTTAATGGACACTCGCGTTTCTCGGGTTCAGTTTGCAGTGCAGTTTTACAGGAAACTGGACAGCTCAGAATTTTGTTTTGAGATCAAGAACatgagcaagaaaacaaaactgcttgTGGACCAAACAGAACTGGGGTACTTAAACAAAATCGACCTGCCATGGAAGTGCATCATATGTTTTGGGGACTACCAGATTTTAGCAGAGATTGAAGAAGGGGAGTCCGTGGATTATTTTGAGACTTACTTACACTTGTCTGAAGTGCCAATCTTACAAGAAAGATGcctgccatccctgctgcctaTACCGGAGAATggcatttctccttccttgttTCCTTCCCAAGGCAAAAGCCCCATGGAGATTGATGAGAACGAGTCGTGCTAG